The following proteins are co-located in the Vicia villosa cultivar HV-30 ecotype Madison, WI unplaced genomic scaffold, Vvil1.0 ctg.000422F_1_1, whole genome shotgun sequence genome:
- the LOC131628085 gene encoding F-box/kelch-repeat protein At3g23880-like, whose protein sequence is MAKRRKQPQQTLTLTPLHLSGSLPFDLVVEILYRLPVKHLLQLRCVCKSWNSIISRDSDFAKKHFRLSTSSHDRHHLILSSSKFLLSHCSISSIFTSTFTTATSTVKQFGYGKRSILNKIAYRNSASTCDGILCFKIHDTLALVCNPFIRKFKRLPLLKFPHQFLTSYTLVYDRFTNSYKIIAVTDSYKIIAVNASRRKYEVSVHTLGTRCWRRILDFPGPDLIPNSGSGTFFNDSVNWLTRDTIDRAYLIVSLDLEKESYQKLSLPVVDVEFPISIMSTLGTLRGCLSLLSPRDTFYDVLIMKEYGDENSWIKLFSVPQTNPWGDCHYTKVLYISEDDQVLMEFCKGWTETEYSLVVYDSINNTFKIPKFQNNIHGHMVAKEIYVESLICPF, encoded by the coding sequence ATGGCCAAAAGAAggaaacaacctcaacaaaccctaaccctaacacCACTGCATCTCAGCGGTTCTCTTCCGTTCGATTTGGTGGTTGAAATACTGTATAGACTCCCTGTCAAACACCTCCTTCAACTCCGTTGCGTCTGTAAATCATGGAATTCTATTATCTCTCGAGATTCCGACTTTGCCAAGAAGCACTTCCGCTTGTCAACCTCCAGCCACGACCGCCACCACCTCATCCTATCTTCATCTAAGTTCCTTCTTTCACATTGCTCAATTTCCTCTATATTCACCTCCACTTTCACTACTGCTACTTCTACTGTCAAACAATTCGGTTACGGTAAAAGAAGTATTCTTAACAAAATAGCATATCGGAATAGCGCTTCCACCTGTGACGGCATCCTATGTTTTAAGATACATGATACTTTGGCTCTGGTGTGTAACCCTTTCATTCGAAAATTCAAGAGATTGCCTCTTCTGAAATTTCCACACCAATTCCTTACCTCATATACCTTAGTGTATGATCGTTTCACTAATAGTTATAAGATTATTGCTGTTACTGATAGTTATAAGATTATTGCTGTTAATGCAAGTAGAAGAAAATATGAAGTCAGCGTTCATACTTTGGGTACTCGTTGTTGGAGAAGGATTCTGGACTTCCCAGGTCCTGACCTCATTCCTAATTCTGGATCAGGAACATTTTTTAATGACTCCGTTAATTGGTTGACACGTGATACTATTGATCGGGCGTATTTAATTGTTTCTCTTGATTTGGAGAAAGAGTCCTATCAAAAGCTTTCACTGCCTGTAGTTGATGTGGAATTCCCAATTTCTATTATGAGTACCTTAGGGACATTGAGGGGTTGTTTGTCTCTCCTCTCTCCCAGGGACACGTTTTATGATGTTTTGATTATGAAGGAATATGGTGATGAAAATTCTTGGATTAAATTGTTCAGTGTTCCTCAAACGAATCCATGGGGTGATTGTCACTATACCAAGGTATTATATATTTCAGAAGATGACCAAGTGTTGATGGAGTTTTGCAAGGGTTGGACTGAGACGGAATATAGTTTGGTGGTTTATGATTCCATAAATAATACATTCAAGATTCCGAAATTTCAAAACAACATCCATGGTCATATGGTGGCAAAAGAAATCTATGTTGAGAGCTTGATTTGTCCTTTCTAG
- the LOC131628049 gene encoding F-box/kelch-repeat protein At3g23880-like has protein sequence MAKRRKQPQQTLTLTSLHLSGTLPFDLVVEILYRLPVKHLLQLRCVCKSWNSIISRDSDFAKKHFRLSTSRHDRHHLILSSPKFLLSHSLISSIFTSTFTTATSTVKQFGYGKRSILNKIADRNSASTCDGILCFKIHDTLALVCNPFIRKFKRLPLLKFPHQFHTSYTLVYDRFTNNYKIIAVNTSRMKYEVSVHTLGTHCWRRILDFPGPDLIPNSGSGTFLNDSVSWLTRDTIDRAYLIVSLDLEKESYQKLSLPVVDVEFLISIMSTLGTLRGCLSLLSPRDTFYDVLIMKEYGDENSWIKLFSVPQTNPWGDCHYTKVLYISEDDQVLMEFRKGWTETEYSLVVYDSINNTFKIPKFQNNIHGHMVAKEIYVESLICPF, from the coding sequence ATGGCCAAAAGAAggaaacaacctcaacaaaccctaaccctaacatCACTGCATCTCAGCGGTACTCTTCCGTTCGATTTGGTGGTTGAAATACTGTATAGACTCCCTGTCAAACACCTCCTTCAACTCCGCTGCGTCTGTAAATCATGGAATTCTATTATCTCTCGAGATTCCGACTTTGCCAAGAAGCACTTCCGCTTGTCAACCTCCCGCCACGACCGCCACCACCTCATCCTATCTTCACCTAAGTTCCTTCTTTCACATTCCTTAATTTCCTCTATATTCACCTCCACATTCACTACTGCTACTTCTACTGTCAAACAGTTCGGTTACGGTAAAAGAAGTATTCTTAACAAAATAGCAGATCGGAATAGCGCTTCCACCTGTGACGGCATCTTATGTTTTAAGATACATGATACTTTGGCTCTGGTGTGTAACCCTTTCATTAGAAAATTCAAAAGATTGCCTCTTCTGAAATTTCCACACCAGTTCCATACCTCATATACCTTAGTGTATGATCGTTTCACTAATAATTATAAGATTATTGCTGTTAATACGAGTAGAATGAAATACGAAGTCAGCGTTCATACATTGGGTACTCATTGTTGGAGAAGGATTTTGGACTTCCCAGGTCCTGACCTCATTCCTAATTCTGGATCAGGAACTTTTTTGAATGACTCCGTTAGTTGGTTGACACGTGATACTATTGATCGGGCGTATTTAATTGTTTCTCTTGATTTGGAGAAAGAGTCCTATCAAAAGCTTTCACTGCCTGTAGTTGATGTGGAATTCCTAATTTCTATTATGAGTACCTTAGGGACATTGAGGGGTTGTTTGTCTCTCCTCTCTCCCAGGGACACGTTTTATGATGTTTTGATTATGAAGGAATACGGTGATGAAAATTCTTGGATTAAATTGTTCAGTGTTCCTCAAACGAATCCATGGGGTGATTGTCACTATACCAAGGTATTATATATTTCAGAAGATGACCAAGTGTTGATGGAGTTTCGCAAGGGTTGGACTGAGACGGAATATAGTTTGGTGGTTTATGATTCCATAAATAATACTTTCAAGATTCCGAAATTTCAAAACAACATCCATGGTCATATGGTGGCAAAAGAAATCTATGTTGAGAGCTTGATTTGTCCTTTCTAG
- the LOC131628051 gene encoding GEM-like protein 4, with amino-acid sequence MQTSLLHDLVVPIIHDQFQKSDNRYLLDSASHPCQYPSKHQSKCRVSSNQKKRSRKADSNSETTARLGTNISETIKRKLSLGARILQVGGVEKVFMKYFSMIEGEKLLKVCHCYLSTTSGPLAGLLFISTEKVVILVKNIKCVSQSQNVEKPTQKYITIVTMDNFDFWFMGVFKYQKTIKYLEQAISQV; translated from the exons ATGCAGACATCACTTCTTCACGACCTAGTTGTTCCAATCATACATGACCAGTTTCAAAAGTCGGATAACAGATACTTACTTGATTCTGCCTCTCATCCATGTCAATATCCATCTAAACATCAAAGCAAAT GTAGAGTAAGTTCTAACCAGAAAAAGCGCAGCAGGAAGGCCGATAGTAATTCGGAAACTACAGCAAGACTTGGGACAAACATATCTGAAACTATAAAGAGAAAGTTAAGCTTAGGGGCTCGAATTCTTCAGGTGGGTGGAGTGGAGAAAGTGTTCATGAAGTATTTTAGTATGATCGAGGGGGAGAAGCTACTGAAAGTTTGCCATTGTTATCTGTCGACCACATCTGGCCCTCTAGCTGGTCTCCTCTTCATATCCACTGAAAAG GTTGTGATTCTAGTGAAGAACATAAAGTGTGTGAGTCAAAGTCAAAATGTAGAGAAACCAACACAGAAGTACATAACTATAGTTACAATGGATAATTTTGATTTCTGGTTTATGGGTGTGTTCAAATATCAGAAAACTATCAAATATCTCGAGCAAGCAATTTCACAAGTTTAG
- the LOC131628048 gene encoding GEM-like protein 4 produces the protein MSTSFLHEILNGISISSTYPAGKSSKRYLPDSSGKYCKSITKSKKGKLNSVLTKMTETVKGKLRLGARILQVGGVEKVFMQLFSVKDGEKLLKASQCYLSTTSGPIAGLIFISTHKVAFCSEKSIKITSPKGEFIRIHYKVSIPHEKIEHVNQSQNVKKPSEKYIEIVTVDGFDFWFMGFFNYRKALRYLQQAIYRSQREK, from the exons ATGAGTACTTCATTTCTTCATGAGATACTTAATGGAATCTCTATCAGCTCAACTTATCCAGCTGGGAAGTCCTCAAAGAGATACTTGCCTGATTCATCTGGCAAATATTGCAAGTCTATCACAAAATCAAAGAAAG GTAAATTAAATTCAGTTCTTACTAAGATGACAGAAACTGTAAAAGGGAAATTGAGGTTGGGAGCAAGAATTCTTCAAGTTGGTGGAGTAGAGAAAGTGTTTATGCAACTTTTTAGTGTTAAAGATGGAGAGAAGTTACTGAAAGCATCACAGTGCTACTTATCGACGACATCAGGTCCTATAGCAGGCCTCATCTTCATATCCACTCACAAAGTTGCTTTTTGCAGTGAAAAATCCATCAAGATCACTTCTCCAAAAGGAGAATTTATTAGAATTCATTATAAG GTCTCTATTCCACATGAAAAGATAGAACATGTCAACCAAAGTCAAAATGTGAAGAAACCTTCGGAAAAGTATATAGAAATAGTTACCGTGGATGGTTTTGACTTCTGGTTTATGGGTTTTTTTAATTACCGGAAAGCTTTAAGATATCTGCAACAGGCTATCTATCGATCTCAGAGAGAAAAGTAG
- the LOC131628050 gene encoding uncharacterized protein LOC131628050, whose amino-acid sequence MHISGKDKLGYINGDLPQPPQTDPTFRRWRTDNAIVKGWIINSMDPSLISNFIRFSTAKLVWDAIATTYFDGSDTSQVYELRRRVTRLKQAGGSLEKYYNDLQGLWREIDFRRPNPMTCQVDIQHYNTLVQEERVYVFLDGLDDRLDNIRSDVLQMKPFPTVEQAYAQVRREALRQAVMTDNSNELSGAVLASKGLKLQSSKIFSQPKHKEASDGTKCSHCGGNKHTRDTCFKLNGYPDWWTDFQARKRRDTTDSNPGKAAVATAEPHLSLIPKSSSHSTEGYSHEGDHWAWY is encoded by the exons ATGCATATCTCGGGCAAAGACAAACTGGGATATATCAATGGAGATCTGCCGCAACCTCCGCAAACAGACCCTACCTTTCGACGTTGGCGGACTGACAACGCGATTGTTAAGGGATGGATAATCAACTCGATGGACCCTTCTCTAATCAGCAACTTTATTCGATTCTCCACTGCCAAGCTGGTGTGGGATGCTATTGCAACCACATACTTTGACGGTAGCGATACCTCCCAGGTGTATGAGCTTCGGCGACGGGTGACACGTCTTAAACAAGCCGGTGGTTCTCTTGAAAAATATTACAACGATCTCCAAGGACTTTGGCGTGAGATAGATTTTCGTCGACCAAACCCGATGACTTGTCAAGTTGATATCCAACACTACAATACACTTGTCCAAGAAGAACGAGTGTATGTGTTTTTGGATGGACTTGATGACCGCTTGGATAATATCAGAAGCGATGTGTTACAAATGAAACCATTTCCAACAGTGGAGCAAGCATATGCACAAGTTAGAAGGGAAGCTCTTCGACAGGCAGTGATGACAGACAACTCAAATGAATTATCGGGAGCAGTTCTCGCATCTAAGGGTCTCAAGTTACAGAGCAGCAAGATATTCTCTCAACCCAAGCATAAAGAAGCATCGGATGGCACTAAATGTTCTCATTGTGGAGGTAACAAACATACTCGTGATACCTGTTTTAAGCTTAATGGCTATCCAGATTGGTGGACAGACTTTCAGGCTCGAAAGCGTCGCGATACAACTGATAGCAACCCGGGAAAAGCAGCAGTAGCTACTGCTGAGCCACATCTTTCCCTCATTCCAAAATCAAGCTCTCACTCCACTGAAG GATATTCTCACGAAGGAGATCATTGGGCGTGGTACTAA
- the LOC131628054 gene encoding putative GEM-like protein 8 has product MQTLLLHELLVGIPVIYDQFQKSANRYLLDSASHQFQYPSKHQSKCRANSNQKKRSRKVNSNSEISVRPGTNISETIKRKLSLGARILQVGGVEKMFMQYFSVTEGERLLKVSQCYLSTTSGPLAGLLFISTEKVAFCSERSIKECNQKGQTCRIRYKVVIPAKNIKCVNQSQNVDKPTQKYITIVTTDNFDFWFMGVFKYQKTIKYLEQAISQNITRRCSKKASCCDYKH; this is encoded by the exons ATGCAGACCTTACTTCTTCACGAGCTACTTGTTGGAATTCCAGTCATATATGACCAGTTTCAAAAGTCGGCTAACAGATACTTGCTTGATTCTGCCTCTCATCAATTTCAATATCCATCTAAACATCAAAGCAAAT GTAGAGCAAATTCTAACCAGAAAAAACGCAGCAGGAAAGTCAATAGTAATTCTGAAATTTCAGTGAGACCAGGGACAAACATATCTGAAACTATTAAAAGGAAGTTGAGCTTAGGGGCTCGCATTCTTCAAGTTGGTGGAGTGGAGAAAATGTTCATGCAATATTTTAGCGTGACAGAAGGGGAGAGGCTGTTGAAAGTTTCCCAGTGTTATTTGTCCACCACGTCTGGCCCTCTAGCTGGTCTCCTCTTCATCTCAACTGAAAAGGTTGCCTTTTGCAGCGAGAGATCCATAAAAGAGTGCAATCAAAAAGGTCAAACGTGTAGGATCCGCTATAAG GTTGTCATTCCAGCGAAGAACATAAAGTGTGTGAATCAAAGTCAAAATGTTGATAAACCAACACAGAAGTACATAACTATAGTTACAACGGATAATTTTGATTTCTGGTTTATGGGTGTCTTCAAATATCAGAAAACTATAAAATATCTCGAGCAAGCAATTTCACAAAATATAACTAGACGATGCTCGAAGAAAGCTTCGTGTTGCGATTACAAACATTAA
- the LOC131628083 gene encoding GEM-like protein 4: ISETIKRKLSLGARILQVGGVEKVFMKYFSVIEGETLLKVCHCYLSTTSGPLAGLLFISTEKVAFCSDRSIKVFNQKGQMCRIHYKVSIPVKKIKSERQSENVEKPRQKYINIVTVDNFDFWLMGVSKYHKTYKYLEQATSQAMIYSKQ, translated from the exons ATATCTGAAACTATCAAGAGAAAGTTAAGCTTAGGGGCTCGTATTCTTCAAGTGGGTGGAGTAGAGAAAGTGTTCATGAAGTATTTTAGTGTGATCGAGGGGGAGACGCTACTGAAAGTTTGCCATTGTTATCTGTCGACCACATCTGGCCCTCTAGCTGGTCTCCTCTTTATCTCCACTGAAAAGGTTGCCTTTTGCAGTGACAGATCTATAAAAGTGTTTAATCAGAAAGGGCAAATGTGTAGGATCCACTATAAG GTTTCCATTCCAGTGAAGAAGATAAAGAGTGAAAGGCaaagtgaaaatgttgagaaGCCAAGACAGAAATACATAAATATAGTTACAGTTGACAACTTTGATTTCTGGCTTATGGGTGTATCAAAATATCACAAGACTTATAAATATCTTGAACAAGCAACTTCTCAAGCAATGATATACAGCAAGCAATGA
- the LOC131628053 gene encoding F-box/kelch-repeat protein At3g23880-like, translating into MAKRRKQPQQTLTLTSLHLSGSLPFDLVVDILCRLPVKHLLQLRCVCTSWNFIISRDSEFAKKHFRLSTSSHDRHHLILSSSKFLLSHSSISSIFTSTFTTATSTVKQFGYGKRSILNKIADRNSASTCDGILCFKIHDTLALVCNPFIRKFKRLPLLKFPHQFLTSYTLVYDRFTNSYKIIAVTDSYKIIAVNASRMKYEVSVHTLGTRCWRRILDFPGPDLIPNSGSGTFFNDSVNWLTRDTIDRAYLIISLDLEKESYQKLSVPVFDVDFPISMMSTLGTLRGCLSLLSPRDTFYDVLIMKEYSDENSWIKLFSVPQTNPWGDCHYTKVLYISEDDQVLMEFCKGWTETEYSLVVYDSINNTFKIPKFQNNIHGHMVANEIYVESLICPF; encoded by the coding sequence ATGGCCAAAAGAAggaaacaacctcaacaaaccctaaccctaacatCACTGCATCTCAGCGGTTCTCTTCCGTTCGATTTGGTGGTTGATATACTGTGTAGACTCCCTGTCAAACACCTCCTTCAACTCCGTTGCGTCTGTACATCATGGAATTTTATTATCTCTCGAGATTCCGAGTTTGCCAAGAAGCACTTCCGCTTGTCAACCTCCAGCCACGACCGCCACCACCTCATCCTATCTTCATCTAAGTTCCTTCTTTCACATTCCTCAATTTCCTCTATATTCACCTCCACATTCACTACTGCTACTTCTACTGTCAAACAGTTCGGTTACGGTAAAAGAAGTATTCTTAACAAAATAGCAGATCGGAATAGCGCTTCCACCTGTGACGGCATCCTATGTTTTAAGATACATGATACTTTGGCTCTGGTGTGTAACCCTTTCATTCGAAAATTCAAAAGATTGCCTCTTCTGAAATTTCCACACCAATTCCTTACCTCATATACCTTAGTGTATGATCGTTTCACTAATAGTTATAAGATTATTGCTGTTACTGATAGTTATAAGATTATTGCTGTTAATGCAAGTAGAATGAAATACGAAGTCAGCGTTCATACATTGGGTACTCGTTGTTGGAGAAGGATTTTGGACTTCCCAGGTCCTGACCTCATTCCTAATTCTGGATCAGGAACATTTTTTAATGACTCCGTTAATTGGTTGACACGTGATACTATTGATCGGGCGTATTTAATTATTTCTCTTGATTTGGAGAAAGAGTCCTATCAAAAGCTTTCAGTGCCAGTCTTTGATGTGGATTTCCCAATTTCTATGATGAGTACCTTAGGGACATTGAGGGGTTGTTTGTCTCTCCTCTCTCCCAGGGACACGTTTTATGATGTTTTGATTATGAAGGAATACAGTGATGAAAATTCTTGGATTAAATTGTTCAGTGTTCCTCAAACGAATCCATGGGGTGATTGTCACTATACCAAGGTATTATATATTTCAGAAGATGACCAAGTGTTGATGGAGTTTTGCAAGGGTTGGACTGAGACGGAATATAGTTTGGTGGTTTATGATTCCATAAATAATACATTCAAGATTCCGAAATTTCAAAACAACATCCATGGTCATATGGTGGCAAACGAAATCTATGTTGAGAGCTTGATTTGTCCTTTCTAG
- the LOC131628052 gene encoding GEM-like protein 4 yields MNTSFLHDLLNGISISPTYPTGKSSKRYLPDSSGKYCKSITKSKKGKLNSVLTKMTDTVKGKLRLGARILQVGGVEKVFMQLFSVKDGEKLLKASQCYLSTTAGPIAGLLFISTHKVSFCSEKSIKITSPKGEFIRVHYKVSIPHEKMEHVNQSQNVKKPSEKYIEIVTSDGFDFWFMGFFNYRKALRYLQQAIYRSQREK; encoded by the exons ATGAATACCTCATTTCTTCATGACCTACTTAATGGAATCTCTATCAGCCCAACTTATCCAACTGGGAAGTCCTCAAAGAGATACTTGCCTGATTCATCTGGCAAATATTGCAAGTCTATCACAAAGTCAAAGAAGG gtAAATTAAATTCAGTTCTAACTAAGATGACAGATACTGTAAAAGGGAAATTGAGGTTGGGAGCGAGAATTCTTCAAGTTGGAGGAGTAGAGAAAGTGTTTATGCAACTCTTTAGTGTTAAAGATGGAGAGAAGCTATTGAAAGCATCACAGTGCTACTTATCAACGACAGCAGGTCCTATAGCAGGCCTCCTCTTCATATCCACTCACAAAGTTTCTTTTTGCAGTGAAAAATCCATCAAGATCACTTCTCCAAAAGGAGAATTTATTAGAGTTCATTATAAG GTCTCTATTCCACATGAAAAGATGGAACATGTCAACCAAAGTCAAAATGTGAAGAAACCTTCGGAAAAGTATATAGAAATAGTTACCTCGGATGGTTTTGACTTCTGGTTTATGGGTTTTTTTAATTACCGGAAAGCTTTAAGATATCTGCAACAGGCTATCTATCGATCTCAGAGAGAAAAGTAG
- the LOC131628055 gene encoding GEM-like protein 4 — MNTSFLHELLNGISISSTYPAGKSSKRYLPDSSGKYCKSITKSKKGKLNSVLTKMTYTVKGKLRLGARILQVGGVEKVFLQLFVVKDGEMLLKASQCYLSTTSGPIAGLLFISTHKVAFCSEKFIKITSPKGELIRVHYKVSIPREKIQHVNQSQNAKKPSEKYIEIVTVDGFDFWFMGFFNYRKALRYLQQTISQSHREKL, encoded by the exons ATGAATACCTCATTTCTTCATGAGTTACTTAATGGAATCTCTATCAGCTCAACTTATCCGGCTGGAAAATCCTCAAAGAGATACTTGCCCGATTCTTCAGGAAAATACTGCAAGTCTATCACAAAATCAAAGAAAG GTAAATTAAATTCAGTTCTGACTAAGATGACATATACTGTAAAAGGGAAACTGAGGTTGGGAGCAAGAATTCTTCAAGTTGGAGGAGTTGAGAAAGTGTTTTTGCAACTCTTTGTTGTTAAAGATGGAGAGATGTTATTGAAAGCATCACAGTGCTACTTATCAACCACATCAGGTCCTATAGCTGGCCTCCTATTTATATCCACTCACAAAGTTGCTTTTTGCAGTGAGAAATTCATCAAAATCACTTCTCCAAAAGGAGAACTTATTAGAGTTCACTATAAG GTCTCTATTCCACGTGAAAAGATACAACATGTCAACCAAAGTCAAAATGCGAAGAAGCCTTCAGAAAAGTACATAGAAATAGTCACTGTGGATGGTTTCGACTTCTGGTTTATGGGTTTTTTTAATTACCGGAAAGCTTTAAGATATCTCCAACAGACTATCTCTCAATCTCATAGAGAGAAGTTGTAG
- the LOC131628084 gene encoding putative GEM-like protein 8, protein MNISIPDFYKNGCHDLLNGISISSTYPTRKSSKRYLPDSSGKYCKCITKSKKGKLNSVLTKMTNTVKGKLRLGARILQVGGVEKVFMQLFSVKDEEKLLKASHCYLSTSSCPIVGLLFISTYKVAFCNEKSVKITSLKREFIRVHYKVSIPHEKIEHVNQSQNVKKPSEKYIEVVTVDGFDFWFMGFFNYRKALKYLQEAIH, encoded by the exons atGAACATATCTATACccgatttttataaaaatggg tgtcaTGACCTACTTAATGGAATCTCTATCAGTTCAACTTATCCGACTCGGAAGTCCTCAAAAAGATACTTGCCTGATTCATCTGGCAAATACTGCAAGTGTATCACAAAGTCAAAGAAGG gtAAATTAAATTCAGTTTTAACTAAAATGACAAATACTGTAAAAGGGAAATTGAGGTTGGGAGCGAGAATTCTTCAAGTTGGTGGAGTAGAGAAAGTGTTTATGCAACTTTTTAGTGTTAAAGATGAAGAGAAGCTTTTGAAAGCATCACACTGCTACTTATCAACGTCATCATGTCCTATAGTCGGCCTCCTCTTCATATCCACTTACAAAGTTGCTTTTTGCAATGAGAAATCCGTCAAGATCACTTCTCTAAAAAGAGAATTTATTAGAGTTCATTATAAG GTTTCTATTCCACATGAAAAGATAGAACATGTCAACCAAAGTCAAAATGTGAAGAAACCATCGGAAAAGTATATAGAAGTAGTTACCGTGGATGGTTTTGACTTCTGGTTTATGGGTTTTTTTAATTACCGGAAAGCTTTAAAATATCTCCAGGAAGCTATCCATTGA